Proteins encoded within one genomic window of Pygocentrus nattereri isolate fPygNat1 chromosome 7, fPygNat1.pri, whole genome shotgun sequence:
- the fam169b gene encoding protein FAM169B isoform X2: MLFGEGGPPHSLLALHTPADETQVVALYLHGKWWPIGEVLKTSSKSRHGLLIVQSVMERVILFLLSQIIFGVMEKPLGESMYFSAPSALEYGKILWQDGEAVGFYTIKKKGSLCDGCTGQSYLLPVLDTVFVRTHWRRNGLALQMLQDFCTSMSKESVLGISRPVSTSMYGVCKKYLETHKEQRERLYEVDAPGEWSQRRNVWLNIQLQHRPAHSANSDGSPHSTRAMARTLIDNKGKVLEGIPQVHTSAVKGIEANKP; the protein is encoded by the exons ATGCTGTTTGGTGAGGGAGGTCCACCCCATTCCCTTCTGGCCCTTCATACACCAGCAGATGAAACCCAAG TGGTTGCGTTGTACTTGCATGGCAAGTGGTGGCCCATCGGCGAGGTTTTGAAGACATCCAGCAAATCCAGACATGGGCTTTTGATT GTGCAGTCAGTGATGGAGAGAGTTATACTCTTCCTGCTCAGTCAGATCATATTTGGGGTTATGGAGAAGCCTCTAGGAGAAAGCATGTACTTCTCCGCTCCTTCTGCACTGGAATATGGAAAAATCCTCTGGCAAGATGGAGAAGCTGTTGGCTTTTACACCATTAAAAAGAAAG GTAGCCTGTGCGATGGCTGCACTGGTCAAAGTTACCTTCTTCCCGTGCTGGACACTGTGTTTGTGCGCACTCACTGGAGAAGGAATGGGCTGGCCTTACAGATGCTCCAGGATTTCTGCACGTCCATGTCCAAGGAAAGCGTGCTTGGAATCAGCCGCCCCGTATCTACTAGCATGTATGGAG TATGCAAGAAGTACTTGGAGACCCACAAGGAACAAAGGGAGCGCCTCTATGAAGTGGACGCTCCTGGGGAATGGAGTCAGAGACGCAACGTGTGGTTGAACATACAGCTCCAGCACCGCCCAGCACACA GCGCAAACTCAGATGGAAGTCCACACAGCACACGAGCTATGGCAAGAACGCTCATAGACAATAAGGGAAAG GTCCTGGAGGGCATACCACAAGTTCATACATCTGCAGTAAAAGGCATTGAGGCAAACAAGCCTTGA
- the fam169b gene encoding protein FAM169B isoform X1, which translates to MDTSGDLPVSRQGSFYPVDLACQDYHELNPDSHKGPESLHPDTKTFSHPSGAEVHVTQDNVGRLMLFGEGGPPHSLLALHTPADETQVVALYLHGKWWPIGEVLKTSSKSRHGLLIVQSVMERVILFLLSQIIFGVMEKPLGESMYFSAPSALEYGKILWQDGEAVGFYTIKKKGSLCDGCTGQSYLLPVLDTVFVRTHWRRNGLALQMLQDFCTSMSKESVLGISRPVSTSMYGVCKKYLETHKEQRERLYEVDAPGEWSQRRNVWLNIQLQHRPAHSANSDGSPHSTRAMARTLIDNKGKVLEGIPQVHTSAVKGIEANKP; encoded by the exons ATGGATACTTCTGGAGACTTGCCTGTCAGCCGTCAAG GGAGTTTCTACCCCGTGGACCTGGCCTGTCAGGATTACCATGAGCTGAATCCTGACTCTCATAAAGGTCCGGAGAGCCTCCACCCAGACACAAAGACCTTTAGCCATCCCAGTGGAGCAGAG gtACATGTAACTCAGGATAACGTAGGCCGGCTAATGCTGTTTGGTGAGGGAGGTCCACCCCATTCCCTTCTGGCCCTTCATACACCAGCAGATGAAACCCAAG TGGTTGCGTTGTACTTGCATGGCAAGTGGTGGCCCATCGGCGAGGTTTTGAAGACATCCAGCAAATCCAGACATGGGCTTTTGATT GTGCAGTCAGTGATGGAGAGAGTTATACTCTTCCTGCTCAGTCAGATCATATTTGGGGTTATGGAGAAGCCTCTAGGAGAAAGCATGTACTTCTCCGCTCCTTCTGCACTGGAATATGGAAAAATCCTCTGGCAAGATGGAGAAGCTGTTGGCTTTTACACCATTAAAAAGAAAG GTAGCCTGTGCGATGGCTGCACTGGTCAAAGTTACCTTCTTCCCGTGCTGGACACTGTGTTTGTGCGCACTCACTGGAGAAGGAATGGGCTGGCCTTACAGATGCTCCAGGATTTCTGCACGTCCATGTCCAAGGAAAGCGTGCTTGGAATCAGCCGCCCCGTATCTACTAGCATGTATGGAG TATGCAAGAAGTACTTGGAGACCCACAAGGAACAAAGGGAGCGCCTCTATGAAGTGGACGCTCCTGGGGAATGGAGTCAGAGACGCAACGTGTGGTTGAACATACAGCTCCAGCACCGCCCAGCACACA GCGCAAACTCAGATGGAAGTCCACACAGCACACGAGCTATGGCAAGAACGCTCATAGACAATAAGGGAAAG GTCCTGGAGGGCATACCACAAGTTCATACATCTGCAGTAAAAGGCATTGAGGCAAACAAGCCTTGA